A single genomic interval of Desulfonatronum thiosulfatophilum harbors:
- a CDS encoding glycosyltransferase family 4 protein, protein MKKRILFLNYLIWKPVDPGFKDKFDVLSKYYSGIILHLGTGATVDAEDFQFVSTRWKKNILLRQIGYVVFCLRKAKQKGPFDAIVSYDPLICGLTGVVIKLFTRAKLVVEVNTDHFWKDEGRGAGIKRRIINWIKMSCMRLTFRFADGVKCINRPLTSKYAHTFDFYERNLPVETFFSFIATDAFHTTGYTPNGPILCVGHPYHIKGVDVLLKAFNLISSDYPDVTLKIIGHCEDRERYEHLAAGNDKISFHDGMFFEKIVSEFENCRFLVLPSRTESMGRVLIEAMACGKPVIGSRVGGIPEVVAENETGLLFESDNASDLARKMRVLLDDPSLATRMGEAGQRRAKTFFSPAHYGRLYKAFLEQIMEGSKAVVKQNPALRFEKNPNPAVHSEDRSAGIKKSQA, encoded by the coding sequence ATGAAAAAAAGAATCCTATTTCTCAACTACCTGATCTGGAAACCCGTTGATCCGGGGTTTAAAGATAAATTCGATGTACTTTCGAAATACTACAGTGGAATAATTCTTCACCTGGGTACCGGCGCGACCGTGGATGCCGAAGATTTTCAATTCGTTTCCACCAGATGGAAAAAGAACATCCTTCTGCGTCAGATCGGATATGTCGTCTTCTGCCTGAGAAAAGCGAAGCAGAAAGGTCCATTTGATGCGATTGTCAGCTACGACCCGTTGATTTGCGGGCTGACCGGCGTGGTGATCAAGCTGTTCACCCGCGCCAAGCTGGTGGTTGAGGTGAATACGGATCATTTCTGGAAAGATGAGGGGCGAGGGGCTGGTATCAAAAGGCGGATCATCAATTGGATCAAGATGTCCTGCATGCGCCTGACGTTTCGATTTGCAGACGGAGTCAAGTGCATCAACAGGCCTTTGACGAGCAAGTATGCGCACACTTTCGACTTTTACGAGAGAAACCTGCCCGTGGAGACCTTTTTCTCCTTTATTGCCACAGACGCTTTTCACACGACTGGCTACACGCCGAACGGGCCGATCCTGTGCGTCGGCCATCCCTATCACATCAAAGGGGTGGACGTACTGCTGAAGGCCTTCAATCTGATCTCGTCGGACTACCCTGATGTGACTTTGAAAATAATTGGTCACTGCGAGGACAGAGAACGGTATGAACATCTTGCCGCTGGTAATGACAAAATTTCTTTCCATGACGGCATGTTCTTCGAAAAGATTGTTTCCGAATTCGAAAACTGCCGATTTCTGGTTCTTCCTTCCCGCACCGAATCCATGGGCCGGGTCTTGATTGAGGCCATGGCCTGCGGCAAACCCGTGATCGGCTCCCGAGTTGGGGGCATACCTGAAGTTGTCGCGGAAAATGAGACCGGGCTGCTTTTCGAAAGCGACAACGCTTCTGATCTGGCCCGGAAAATGCGCGTATTACTTGACGATCCCTCTCTTGCGACGAGGATGGGTGAGGCGGGCCAACGGCGGGCCAAGACCTTTTTTTCACCCGCGCATTATGGACGGCTGTACAAAGCCTTTCTCGAACAGATCATGGAAGGCTCAAAGGCGGTAGTTAAACAAAACCCTGCGTTGCGATTTGAAAAAAATCCTAATCCGGCGGTCCATTCCGAGGATCGCAGTGCGGGAATTAAAAAAAGCCAAGCTTGA
- a CDS encoding NAD-dependent epimerase/dehydratase family protein gives MQILILGGDGYLGWPTAMHLSAHGHEVAIVDNYLRRRMCLEQGVEPLFPVPDMHRRAAIWEKVTGKRIAVHVGDLRRWDFVSEVFQSVKPDAVLHYAEQPSAPYSMLDRRTADLTLSNNIGVTANVIFAVREFCPDAQIVKIGTMGEYGTPNIDIEEGWLEIDHKGRKDKFLYPRQASSLYHTTKVMDTDLLWFYVRTWGLRATDLMQGPVYGIMTDENENNPELMPFFNYDELFGTVLNRFVVQAVVGYPLTVYGQGGQTRGYLNIKDTLQCVRLSLEQPARKGELRIFNQFTETFSVNDLADKVVRIGKDLGLHVSIRALPNPRKEAEEHYYNPVHTGLLDLGLKPNYLTDDVLAQMMQLVMKYSAAVRPDIIFKSVKWS, from the coding sequence ATGCAGATTCTCATTCTCGGCGGGGACGGTTACCTGGGCTGGCCCACGGCCATGCATCTCTCGGCACATGGTCATGAAGTGGCGATCGTGGACAACTACCTCCGCCGCAGGATGTGTCTTGAGCAAGGCGTTGAGCCGCTGTTTCCGGTTCCGGACATGCATCGGCGCGCCGCGATCTGGGAAAAGGTCACCGGTAAACGAATTGCCGTCCATGTAGGAGATCTTCGGCGCTGGGATTTCGTCAGCGAAGTCTTCCAGAGCGTCAAGCCGGATGCCGTTCTCCATTACGCGGAGCAGCCTTCGGCGCCCTATTCAATGCTTGATCGGCGCACCGCGGATCTGACCCTTTCCAACAACATCGGCGTAACCGCCAATGTCATCTTTGCGGTGCGCGAATTTTGCCCGGATGCCCAGATCGTCAAGATCGGCACTATGGGCGAATACGGCACGCCAAACATCGACATCGAGGAGGGCTGGCTGGAGATCGATCACAAAGGGCGCAAGGACAAGTTTCTTTACCCTCGTCAAGCCTCGAGTCTCTACCATACGACAAAGGTCATGGATACCGACCTCTTGTGGTTTTATGTGCGGACCTGGGGCCTGCGGGCCACGGACCTGATGCAGGGCCCGGTTTACGGAATTATGACCGACGAGAACGAGAACAATCCGGAACTGATGCCTTTTTTCAACTATGATGAGCTTTTCGGGACGGTGCTGAACCGCTTTGTCGTCCAGGCCGTAGTGGGATACCCCCTGACGGTTTACGGGCAGGGAGGTCAAACACGGGGGTACCTGAACATCAAGGACACCCTGCAGTGCGTCCGATTGTCTTTGGAACAGCCCGCGCGGAAAGGCGAACTGCGGATCTTCAACCAGTTCACGGAAACTTTTTCCGTCAACGACCTGGCGGACAAGGTGGTCCGCATCGGCAAGGATCTCGGTCTTCATGTCAGCATCCGGGCCCTGCCCAACCCACGCAAAGAAGCGGAAGAACATTATTACAATCCGGTTCATACAGGCCTGCTGGATCTTGGTTTGAAGCCCAATTATCTGACTGATGATGTTTTGGCTCAAATGATGCAACTTGTCATGAAATATAGTGCGGCCGTCAGGCCGGATATCATTTTTAAGAGCGTCAAATGGAGTTGA
- a CDS encoding polysaccharide biosynthesis protein — protein sequence MKSFFSDKRVLVTGCCGTVGSELVRLLLEKYRVGELLGLDNNESELFFMEQLYGRTQAHFSLGDVRDRDKLLRKMRGINMVFHAAAFKHVELCERSPFDAVQTNILGMQNIIVAAGENNVERVIFTSSDKAVNPTNVMGTSKLMGERLMTSAHSSARDGTTIYTSTRFGNVLGSRGSVIPLFNKQIRQGGPVTLTDPNMTRFIMSIQEAARLVIDSAMYANGGEVLITKMPVIRIQDLAAVMIREIAPEYDLDPENVEIRIIGTKPGEKMYEELMSMEETRRAWELERYFVVLPAFANLYRNIEYKYDDLVSREVTNPYHSGNEQALSQEEIAMFLRQNNLLRGNGKTGDTIDRTASDECEGL from the coding sequence GTGAAATCATTTTTCAGCGACAAACGGGTTTTGGTGACAGGATGCTGCGGCACTGTCGGATCGGAACTGGTCCGGCTGCTTTTGGAAAAATATCGGGTCGGAGAGCTGCTTGGATTGGACAACAACGAGTCCGAACTGTTTTTCATGGAGCAGCTCTATGGCCGGACCCAAGCCCATTTCAGCCTCGGTGACGTGCGGGACAGGGACAAGCTTCTGCGAAAGATGCGCGGCATCAACATGGTGTTTCATGCCGCCGCGTTCAAGCATGTTGAGCTGTGCGAGCGATCTCCCTTTGATGCTGTTCAGACCAATATTCTCGGTATGCAGAACATCATTGTGGCCGCTGGTGAAAACAATGTGGAGCGCGTTATTTTCACCAGCTCGGACAAGGCCGTGAACCCGACGAATGTTATGGGCACGTCCAAGCTCATGGGTGAGCGTCTCATGACTTCAGCCCATTCCAGCGCCCGTGACGGCACAACGATCTACACCTCTACCCGTTTCGGCAATGTGCTGGGTTCCAGAGGATCTGTAATTCCCTTGTTCAACAAGCAGATCCGTCAGGGAGGGCCGGTTACCCTCACCGATCCGAACATGACGCGGTTCATTATGAGCATTCAGGAGGCCGCCAGATTGGTCATCGATTCGGCCATGTACGCCAATGGCGGAGAGGTCTTGATTACTAAAATGCCGGTCATCCGGATCCAGGATCTGGCAGCGGTCATGATTCGTGAGATTGCTCCGGAATATGATCTCGATCCGGAAAATGTTGAAATCCGGATTATTGGCACAAAACCCGGCGAGAAAATGTATGAGGAACTGATGAGCATGGAGGAGACCCGGAGAGCATGGGAGCTTGAACGATATTTTGTAGTTCTGCCCGCTTTCGCCAACCTCTACAGAAACATTGAATACAAATACGATGATCTCGTTTCCAGAGAGGTGACGAATCCCTATCACTCGGGAAATGAACAGGCTTTGTCCCAGGAGGAGATTGCGATGTTTCTGCGCCAAAACAACCTGCTCCGAGGCAATGGAAAAACGGGGGATACCATTGATCGGACGGCGTCCGACGAGTGCGAGGGACTCTAG
- a CDS encoding PIG-L deacetylase family protein produces the protein MFELDRKTQAVFHATNILKRYIKPIQVRPPFGKRCLVVAPHSDDEAIGCGGSVLSHLSKNGDARIIIVQDGSGAEAAIGLSRKELIEIREQESIECAKRLGIEAPRFLRYARVGVDNVSRLAADLEGIIMEYQPDAVFGPFILDHNYEHENVSLALALALERTGLDVEVYSYEVWGLCIPNVAVFIDEFIDAKCELIACFKSQTRCNDYAHAFKGLAMYNSLQFGAIDTKYVERFLALPGNEYVDFVKKVAG, from the coding sequence TTGTTTGAACTGGACAGGAAGACTCAGGCCGTTTTCCACGCCACCAACATTCTGAAACGCTACATCAAGCCGATCCAGGTCCGACCGCCTTTCGGAAAAAGATGCCTTGTCGTGGCGCCGCATTCCGATGACGAGGCTATTGGTTGCGGCGGGAGCGTCTTGAGCCATTTGAGCAAGAATGGAGACGCGAGAATCATTATCGTACAAGACGGATCCGGAGCGGAAGCGGCAATTGGGTTGAGCAGGAAAGAACTGATCGAGATTCGGGAGCAGGAGTCCATAGAGTGTGCCAAAAGGCTGGGGATCGAAGCGCCCCGGTTTCTCCGCTATGCACGGGTTGGCGTTGACAACGTCTCCAGGCTTGCAGCGGATCTGGAAGGCATCATCATGGAATATCAACCCGATGCTGTATTTGGACCTTTCATCCTGGATCACAACTACGAACACGAAAATGTTTCCCTGGCTCTTGCTCTGGCACTCGAACGAACCGGCCTCGACGTCGAAGTCTACTCATATGAAGTATGGGGACTGTGCATTCCTAATGTGGCAGTATTTATCGACGAGTTCATCGATGCCAAATGCGAATTGATCGCTTGTTTCAAGAGCCAGACGCGGTGCAACGACTATGCGCATGCTTTCAAGGGGCTAGCCATGTACAATTCGCTTCAGTTCGGAGCTATTGATACGAAATATGTCGAACGCTTTCTTGCGCTTCCGGGCAATGAATATGTCGATTTCGTTAAGAAGGTTGCGGGGTGA
- a CDS encoding GNAT family N-acetyltransferase has protein sequence MSNAFLRFRAMNMSISLRRLRGDNMMFNEFECKEVDPGEFANHILDLFNSVFHRNIQMDQFSWKYLASKPEKARTWLTTKKETGEVVAAISAFKMTFFHEHREIIAYQLFDAMVKDEYRRHKIFSNTIRCLYDTLKKEGVDLCLAYGNSRSIPALNKILKDNVPMKSGHVFFHPIGLANVIQKFSLPPSIKPLFTFSLSPLYKTFCKAKISLKTSNVRFLELNKFDFVDMISMDKLKDMHILFPNRNAEYLSWKAFGPPDRIKNNLIIYAITKNDSAVGYCILSKDEKRNVLVIQSILCIDEMLLKEAIVGILRMACDLKYDGVLTNCSSKIYQEQYAKLGFVKGANVLGAINDMKGAFGDSIGKDHFWLQEPMDRDLFSY, from the coding sequence ATGTCGAACGCTTTCTTGCGCTTCCGGGCAATGAATATGTCGATTTCGTTAAGAAGGTTGCGGGGTGATAATATGATGTTCAACGAATTTGAATGTAAAGAAGTGGATCCTGGCGAATTTGCCAATCACATCCTTGACCTCTTCAATTCAGTTTTCCACCGGAACATTCAGATGGATCAGTTCAGCTGGAAATACCTTGCCAGCAAGCCTGAGAAAGCACGGACATGGCTGACAACAAAAAAAGAGACTGGTGAAGTCGTTGCCGCCATTTCCGCTTTCAAAATGACATTCTTTCATGAGCACAGGGAAATCATTGCTTATCAACTCTTCGATGCCATGGTGAAAGATGAATATAGGCGCCACAAAATTTTTTCGAACACGATACGTTGCTTGTATGATACATTGAAAAAGGAAGGAGTGGATTTATGTCTCGCCTATGGGAATTCAAGATCCATTCCTGCTCTGAACAAGATTTTGAAAGATAACGTGCCGATGAAATCCGGGCATGTCTTTTTCCATCCCATCGGTCTTGCCAATGTCATACAAAAATTTTCCTTGCCTCCCTCAATCAAGCCACTGTTCACCTTCTCACTCTCGCCGCTGTATAAGACCTTTTGCAAGGCAAAAATTTCTCTAAAAACAAGTAATGTTCGTTTTTTAGAATTAAATAAATTTGATTTCGTGGATATGATTTCAATGGATAAGTTAAAGGATATGCATATATTATTTCCGAACAGGAATGCGGAATATCTCTCATGGAAAGCATTTGGCCCACCAGATAGGATTAAGAATAATTTAATTATTTATGCCATTACAAAGAATGACTCTGCGGTAGGATATTGCATACTCAGCAAAGATGAAAAAAGAAACGTTCTCGTTATCCAAAGTATACTTTGTATTGACGAGATGCTCCTTAAAGAAGCAATTGTCGGCATACTCAGAATGGCTTGCGACCTGAAGTACGACGGCGTTTTGACCAACTGCAGCAGCAAGATATACCAGGAGCAGTATGCTAAGTTGGGCTTTGTCAAAGGAGCAAATGTTCTTGGCGCAATAAACGACATGAAAGGAGCATTTGGAGATTCGATCGGCAAAGATCATTTCTGGCTTCAGGAACCCATGGACAGGGATCTCTTTTCTTACTGA